The genomic stretch GCCCAGGTGAACCCAAATTCCTCCCCCTGACCCGCAGCGACACGCCAGACTCCCTTTCCAGCACGCCTCCCTCCCGTGACATCAGTGACCTTTGTGGCTACATGATGATGGAGGGTACGAATGGCAGCCGGCCTGGCGCTGGTCTTGATGGCCAGGCGTTCGACAAGGCTTACAGGAAGCGGACGCACTCCCTCACCACGCCACGACAACAGCGGGTGGTAGCGCCACTGTCCTCAGCTTCCCTGGATGAGTACACGCTCATGAGGTTGGCCCACGGACAAAACTGTCACTCCGCCTCACCTAAAGTGTGCTACCCCGAGGATTATGGAGACATTCAAATCGGTTCGTCCAGGAGCTCAAGTAGTAACCTTGGCGATGATGGCTATATGCCAATGACGCCAGGTGTCGCACCTCCGTCTGGAAAGGTAGACAACTACGTGCCCATGAGCCCCATGTGTGTCTCAGCACCAAAGCAGATTGTGAACCCCAGGGTTCATCCTCAGGCGGCTGCCAGCAGTGGCTACAAAACCAACTCCCCCTCTAGCAGCTCTCTAGAGGACAACGGCTACATGAGAATGTGGTGCAGCTCCAAATCCTCCATGGAGAGCCCAGACAGGCATGGTGAATACATGAACATGTCACCTGGAAACCCACCTCCACTCCAGACACCCCCTGACTACTTGGGCCTGCTCTCTGGTGAACCTGCGTCAGTGAGGTCAAATAACCAGGCCAGCTTCCACACGCTGCCGGCTAAACTCCAGGCCTCTAAGACTGAAGACAGCAGCCAGTATGTGTTGATGAGCCCGCAGAGTGTGAGGCAGCGGGCCACAGAGTCTGACTATTACTCAGTGATGCAGCCCAGCGCGAGCCCCTCAGTGCTCTCTCCTGTCAGACACGGCCGGGCAGAGAGCCTTCAATACAGAGGGAGGCTGGGACGGCCCAACAGGTTATCCCTCGACACCCTGAAGACCCTTCCCAGCATGAATGAACACCCCCTGCCCGGAGAGCCTCGGAGTCCTGGGGAGTACATTAACATAGACTTCAGCTGCACCAGattctcccccccctccaccctatCCACAGAGAGCCAGTCGTCGTCTCTGGGCTCCAGCGGTGGGGGCCTGGGGAGGTCGTCCCTGACAGACTACATGAACCTGGAGCTGGGCTCACACTCACGCCGGGATGCTGACACTCCTGCTGAGCACCTAGACGCACTCCCTGTGTTGTCAATGTGCTCAGGGGAGGAGGGAGTGTTCCACCTGGGTTGTGAGAAAGGGTCTCAGGGCCTCGACAGTGAGGTGAAAAACGACTACACGGAGATGACATTTGGGATGACCAGCTCACCCCCACAGCTTGTTCCTCAGAGCTCAGCAAGGTGTGTGTACCAGTGTGGGGAGGGAGCTGTTTACTGATGTGTTATCATCTATTTCATCTGTTTGGCTTCATCACAGGCAGATTGGATGTGTAAAGTGTCTGAAAAGTAACATTATGAACTCAAATAAAGGTAAATGCTGTTATGATGAGAGATGGAGGCAACAAGAAGGAGACATTTTTGGGATGTgacttctgtttttctgtgattcagtgtgaaaataaaaagctacAGGTTTACTAAACATctattattttgaatttgactctccagcagccagagcagcagggagaggaggctCTCTCTGGAGGACCAGGGAGTCCCAGAGAGCATTGGGGTCTTCCTGCTGGGGGCCACCTCCTCCGTCACAGTGGACCCTGACTGCTCCGCCAAGGTGATCCGGGCCAATCTGCAGGGACGTCGGCGCCACAGCTCGGAGACCTTCTCCTCCACCGCCACTGTGACGCCGGTCTTCCCTTCCTTCGCCCGTGGTGACACGATGAAGAGGCCCAGCTCGGTGGAGAACATCTCGTCCCGGAGCAGCGAGGGCTCAGATGAAGAGTACGGCAGCCCAGTGAACCGGCAGGGTTCCTCTGGCTACCCGAGCGGACTGAATTACATTGCCTTGAACCTGCTGGACAACAGGGATGTGGAGAAATGTGAAGAACTGGTCGGCTTCAAACCCACCAGCAGCTGCAAGGGGGGAATCAATGGATTACACAGCACTCCCTATGTCTGTTTGGGTTTCAAGGAGGCTGCAACCACTGCCAAAGGTGAGTGATGTTGATGTCATGTGTTATTGCTTAATAACTATTTCAGCTTTAAGTGCTGCAGgtcttgttgttttatttgaatttaatcttGAGACACTTGGAGTTgaaacaaatgacagaaacattttggTTTCACTATCTTGTACAGTTGGAAGTCAAAtaggagaagaaaacaatgacaagGGCCAACCTGC from Hippoglossus stenolepis isolate QCI-W04-F060 chromosome 24, HSTE1.2, whole genome shotgun sequence encodes the following:
- the LOC118103209 gene encoding insulin receptor substrate 2 isoform X3, with translation MTSPPVPGGHLLSNGTTGVKKCGYLRKQKHGHRRFFVLREATEHFPARLEYYESEKKWRNKSAAKRVITLDSCLCVNKRADAKHKHLIALYTKDEYFSVAADNEQEQDSWFTVLTDLIAEGKVYDTPASTSSLVGFEETSYGLITPAAAAYKEVWQVNLKSKGLGQIKNLTGVYRLCLSSRTISFVKLNSETAAVSLQLMNIRRCGHSDSFFFIEVGRSAVTGPGEFWMQAEDSVVAQNIHETILEAMKAMKELSEFRPRSKSQSASTNPISVPTRRNLNNLPPSQTGLVRRSRTDSMAATSPGRKFTSCRIRTASEGDGSVTRPVSMSISVNGSPTSPNSGNLSRSHTLSAHCKMLESVSNLHHSRSMPGSNSPPSASSPISMSPRGGGSISTPDKARRPFSCSASISGSLSDTGFLLCDDYSSSPGEPKFLPLTRSDTPDSLSSTPPSRDISDLCGYMMMEGTNGSRPGAGLDGQAFDKAYRKRTHSLTTPRQQRVVAPLSSASLDEYTLMRLAHGQNCHSASPKVCYPEDYGDIQIGSSRSSSSNLGDDGYMPMTPGVAPPSGKVDNYVPMSPMCVSAPKQIVNPRVHPQAAASSGYKTNSPSSSSLEDNGYMRMWCSSKSSMESPDRHGEYMNMSPGNPPPLQTPPDYLGLLSGEPASVRSNNQASFHTLPAKLQASKTEDSSQYVLMSPQSVRQRATESDYYSVMQPSASPSVLSPVRHGRAESLQYRGRLGRPNRLSLDTLKTLPSMNEHPLPGEPRSPGEYINIDFSCTRFSPPSTLSTESQSSSLGSSGGGLGRSSLTDYMNLELGSHSRRDADTPAEHLDALPVLSMCSGEEGVFHLGCEKGSQGLDSEVKNDYTEMTFGMTSSPPQLVPQSSASSQSSRERRLSLEDQGVPESIGVFLLGATSSVTVDPDCSAKVIRANLQGRRRHSSETFSSTATVTPVFPSFARGDTMKRPSSVENISSRSSEGSDEEYGSPVNRQGSSGYPSGLNYIALNLLDNRDVEKCEELVGFKPTSSCKGGINGLHSTPYVCLGFKEAATTAKD
- the LOC118103209 gene encoding insulin receptor substrate 2 isoform X1 produces the protein MTSPPVPGGHLLSNGTTGVKKCGYLRKQKHGHRRFFVLREATEHFPARLEYYESEKKWRNKSAAKRVITLDSCLCVNKRADAKHKHLIALYTKDEYFSVAADNEQEQDSWFTVLTDLIAEGKVYDTPASTSSLVGFEETSYGLITPAAAAYKEVWQVNLKSKGLGQIKNLTGVYRLCLSSRTISFVKLNSETAAVSLQLMNIRRCGHSDSFFFIEVGRSAVTGPGEFWMQAEDSVVAQNIHETILEAMKAMKELSEFRPRSKSQSASTNPISVPTRRNLNNLPPSQTGLVRRSRTDSMAATSPGRKFTSCRIRTASEGDGSVTRPVSMSISVNGSPTSPNSGNLSRSHTLSAHCKMLESVSNLHHSRSMPGSNSPPSASSPISMSPRGGGSISTPDKARRPFSCSASISGSLSDTGFLLCDDYSSSPGEPKFLPLTRSDTPDSLSSTPPSRDISDLCGYMMMEGTNGSRPGAGLDGQAFDKAYRKRTHSLTTPRQQRVVAPLSSASLDEYTLMRLAHGQNCHSASPKVCYPEDYGDIQIGSSRSSSSNLGDDGYMPMTPGVAPPSGKVDNYVPMSPMCVSAPKQIVNPRVHPQAAASSGYKTNSPSSSSLEDNGYMRMWCSSKSSMESPDRHGEYMNMSPGNPPPLQTPPDYLGLLSGEPASVRSNNQASFHTLPAKLQASKTEDSSQYVLMSPQSVRQRATESDYYSVMQPSASPSVLSPVRHGRAESLQYRGRLGRPNRLSLDTLKTLPSMNEHPLPGEPRSPGEYINIDFSCTRFSPPSTLSTESQSSSLGSSGGGLGRSSLTDYMNLELGSHSRRDADTPAEHLDALPVLSMCSGEEGVFHLGCEKGSQGLDSEVKNDYTEMTFGMTSSPPQLVPQSSASSQSSRERRLSLEDQGVPESIGVFLLGATSSVTVDPDCSAKVIRANLQGRRRHSSETFSSTATVTPVFPSFARGDTMKRPSSVENISSRSSEGSDEEYGSPVNRQGSSGYPSGLNYIALNLLDNRDVEKCEELVGFKPTSSCKGGINGLHSTPYVCLGFKEAATTAKGSVDFQARK
- the LOC118103209 gene encoding insulin receptor substrate 2 isoform X2, producing the protein MTSPPVPGGHLLSNGTTGVKKCGYLRKQKHGHRRFFVLREATEHFPARLEYYESEKKWRNKSAAKRVITLDSCLCVNKRADAKHKHLIALYTKDEYFSVAADNEQEQDSWFTVLTDLIAEGKVYDTPASTSSLVGFEETSYGLITPAAAAYKEVWQVNLKSKGLGQIKNLTGVYRLCLSSRTISFVKLNSETAAVSLQLMNIRRCGHSDSFFFIEVGRSAVTGPGEFWMQAEDSVVAQNIHETILEAMKAMKELSEFRPRSKSQSASTNPISVPTRRNLNNLPPSQTGLVRRSRTDSMAATSPGRKFTSCRIRTASEGDGSVTRPVSMSISVNGSPTSPNSGNLSRSHTLSAHCKMLESVSNLHHSRSMPGSNSPPSASSPISMSPRGGGSISTPDKARRPFSCSASISGSLSDTGFLLCDDYSSSPGEPKFLPLTRSDTPDSLSSTPPSRDISDLCGYMMMEGTNGSRPGAGLDGQAFDKAYRKRTHSLTTPRQQRVVAPLSSASLDEYTLMRLAHGQNCHSASPKVCYPEDYGDIQIGSSRSSSSNLGDDGYMPMTPGVAPPSGKVDNYVPMSPMCVSAPKQIVNPRVHPQAAASSGYKTNSPSSSSLEDNGYMRMWCSSKSSMESPDRHGEYMNMSPGNPPPLQTPPDYLGLLSGEPASVRSNNQASFHTLPAKLQASKTEDSSQYVLMSPQSVRQRATESDYYSVMQPSASPSVLSPVRHGRAESLQYRGRLGRPNRLSLDTLKTLPSMNEHPLPGEPRSPGEYINIDFSCTRFSPPSTLSTESQSSSLGSSGGGLGRSSLTDYMNLELGSHSRRDADTPAEHLDALPVLSMCSGEEGVFHLGCEKGSQGLDSEVKNDYTEMTFGMTSSPPQLVPQSSASQSSRERRLSLEDQGVPESIGVFLLGATSSVTVDPDCSAKVIRANLQGRRRHSSETFSSTATVTPVFPSFARGDTMKRPSSVENISSRSSEGSDEEYGSPVNRQGSSGYPSGLNYIALNLLDNRDVEKCEELVGFKPTSSCKGGINGLHSTPYVCLGFKEAATTAKGSVDFQARK